GCCGCTGCTGAGACTAAGATACAATCAAATTTTTCACCAACTACCCCTAGCTTATCTCCTGATTGAATAATTTTTGTATTTTTAAATCCATATTTTCCCAAGTTTTTATTCCCAAATTTTACAAGATCACCAACTCTTTCCACTCCAGTTACATAACCGTCACTGCCTACGATATAGCTAAGAAGTGCTGTTGTCCAGCCTGATCCGCTCCCTATATCCAGTATCTTTTGTCCTTTTTTGGGCTTTAGCATCTCCAGCATCATAGCCACTGTTGTTGGCTGAGATATAGTCTGACCATGGCCTATCGGCAGAGGGTAATCCTCATAAACATCAGAGTCAACCGGGTTTAAAACAAAATCAACTCTATCTATGTTCTCAAAAGCCTCTACAATATTACTTGAATAAAGGGCATCTGTATTTTTTAAGTGTTGAACTAAACTATTGTTTGTGCTCATAAAAATCTCCTTAAAGATATGTAATTATCTCCGACACGGTAGGATGTGCATGTATCACTGCTCTAAGCTCATTCATGGTAATCTTTTTCTCTACGCATAATACTATCTCATGAATAATCTCAGTTGCTTCAACCCCGATAATAACAGCACCTAAAATCACACCACTTTTAGCACAGACTACAAGTTTGGCAAAGCCAGAATCGTCACCGTTGATTTTGGCTTTTGAGTTAACTTTAAAAAAGGCTTTTTTTACTTCAATCTCAATGCCATTCTGGTTTGCTTCTCTCTCTTTAAGACCACAACTTGCAATTTGAGGATTTGTAAAAATAGTAGATGGGGTAATATGGGTATTTGTTTTTGATTCATTGCTAACAATATTCTTTGCAACAATCTTAGCTTCCGCATAGGCGGTATGGGCATATGCAGGGGTATCTATACAGTCGCCAACTGCGTAAATATGCTCTTGTGATGTCTGAAATGATGGGGAAACTTCAATAAATCCTCTTTCATCTTTTTTTACACCCGAATTTTCAAGCTTTACTCCATCGGTATTGGGAATACGACCTGTGGCACTAAGCACCAGCTCGCATTTAATGCTCTCTTGAGTATCGTTTAAAAATAGCTCCACCTCATCTTTATTCACTTTGACTTTCTCTATGGTAGAAGAGGTTAAAACATTTATATTTGATTTTTTAAATACCCGCAGTAGTGCCTTGGAAACATCTTCATCTTCACTTGGCAGAAGTTGCGTGCTTCGCCCTATCAGGGTTACATCTACTCCTAAGGCACTAAAAAATGTGGCAAATTCGCATCCTATTGGACCTGTTCCTATAATAGCTATAGATTTGGGAATGGCACTTAATTTAAAAACATCATCACTAGAGATTATAGAGCTCGAATCAATCGGCAGTTGTGGCAACTCACGAACATGTGAACCGGTTGCAATAATACACTTCTCAAATGCAATTATCTCACCATCAACATCAACTCTGTTTGCATCCACAAAACTTGCACTTCCATAAAATAACTCAACCTTTGACTGCTCCAGCATCCAAAGTACACCTGTTCTAATCTCAGTTATCAGGGCTGTTGTTTTCTCTTTTAGTTGCACAAGATTTAAACCCTTGTAATCCAGACTAAGTCCCATCTGCTCAAAGTATGGGATTTTAGATATAAATGAAGCTGTATGAAGATAATTTTTAGTTGGAATGCACCCCAAATTCAGACAAGTCCCACCTACTCTCTCCTTGCACCTCTCTATAAGCAGAGTTTTTACGCCCGCTTTACCAAGCTCAAGTGCTGCTTGGTATCCACCCGGTCCGCCTCCGATTACAACAACTTCGTACTCTCTCATACTAAACTCCCACTTCTAAATATTCATGAGCCATGTAACTGCTGCGAGTATATGGTGAACTTTTTATATGAGCAAAACCCATATTCATTCCACTGTTTCTAAAATTCTCAAATCTCTCAGGCAGAGAGTATTCTACTACCGGTGTATGGTTATTTGACGGTGATAAAAACTGACCTATGCTTAAGTAGTCGCAACCGGCATCCAACAGCTCATGCATAAGAGTCTCAACCTCTTCATCTCTTTCTCCAAAACCGAGCATAATCCCACTTTTTATTGCAATATCAGGATTTAATGATGCTAACAATTTTAACACCCGCAGTGAACGCCTGTACTCTGAGCCTTTTCGTACATGGTAGAGTCTGGGGACTGTCTCTAGGTTGTGACCTATAATATCTGCTCCGCTCTTGGCAATCAATTTTAGTGACTCTTTATTTTCTCTCATGTCAGGAATCAGTAACTCTACTACAATCGAGTCATCAACTGCTTTAATGGCACTTACAGTTCTACAAAAATGCTCAGCTCCACCATCGATTAAATCATCTCTAGTCGGGCTTGTAATTACTACATGTTGTAATCCAAGTCGCTTTACTGTTTGTGCTACATTTTCAGGCTCGTTTATATCAAGTGGCATCGGTTTTCCTTTTGCCACCGCACAAAAGCTACATGTACGGGTGCATAGTGTTCCTAAAATCAAAAATGTGGCTAGTTTTTGAGAGAAACACTCGCTTATATTTTGGCACATTGCCTCTTGGCAGACTGTATTTACATGAGTATCTGTAAATATAGATTCTAACTCAGCATTAATACTTGGTCTGATTTTTTTATGTAACCATTGTGGTTTTGATGTAATATGTTTAGCACCTTGATTCCATGTTTTTAGAGTGTATTTATTTTCTAAAAGCTCATCTGCACTCCTCTGTTCTTCTATTCTTAGAGTATCAGAAACCATATTGACCTTAAAAGTTTGAGAAAAACTCTCTACGAGCAATTGGGATAACTGCTTGTCTGTTGCTTTTATCCCTATTTTATTTAATGTGCTTATATCCTCTAAATCTTTTAAAAAAACTTCTTTTAAAAAGATTTCGTCCAAACTAATTGGAATGCTCCCATGCTGAAAAAGTGTTTTAGAGGTGTACCGTTGGGCATTACCACCAATTTTTTTACCATCTATTACAATGTCATAAGGCTCATTAGCTACCATACATATATCTGATTTTGAAACATCAAGTTTCAAATCATAAGCAAAACTAGCACTAAGTCCTAACCTTTTATAAAACTCAATAAGAAATTTGCATAAGTAACGGTAGCTTTTTTTAACCCCTACATCTTTAAAACTCTCTCTTGGCAAAATCAAAGAGTAAGAGAGGTCTCCGCCATGAACTAAAACACCTCCACCTGTCATACGACGAACATATGAGATATTCAGATTATCAAGTCTCTCTAAATCAAGAGTCTCTCTAACATTTGAAAATCTCCCAAGACTCAAAGATGGCTTCCATCTGTAAAGCCTAAAAATTGGTAAATCACCCTCTTTAAAGTTATTTAAAAGAGCTTCATCAATTGCCAAATTATGCTCAGCAGTTCCATATCCGGTATAAATTAGTCGCCATGATTTAAGATTCATAAAGAACTCCTAAAGTTTTATATTTTTGTAACAGATAAAAAATCTATTCTTTGTAAATTTAACTAATTTTAACTTAAAATATTATATTCTATGCTATTATTTTTAAAAACTATAACAGACTTTTTAAAGGATCTGATATGAATGAGAAGTGGATTGAGAAAAATATAGATAGTTTTGCAGTTAAACCTAACCTAATTGATTACGAAAAAGAGTATAAAGAGTTTAACTGGGAAAAGGTAGAAAGTGAGTTTGAAGGATATCTCTCAGGGGGATTAAATATTGCCCACGAGGCGATTGACAGACATGCAAACGGCGTCCTTTCAGAAAAAATAGCTTTAGTATGGCTTGGTCAAAATGGAGAGAGAAAAACTTACACATTCGGCAAAATAAAAAAAGAGAGTGCAAAATTTGCCAATGTTTTAAAAACTCTTGGGCTGTGCAAGGGGGAGAGAGTCTTTACCCTCTCTTCTCGCATACCTGAACTATATATATCAGTTATAGGGATACTCAAAAACCAAAATGTTCTCTGTCCTCTGTTTTCGCAGTTTGGTCCACAACCTATACTTCAACGGATGCAAAGAGGCGATGCAAAAGTCCTTCTAACTACAAAAAAACTTTATGAAAAAAAAATTATTCCTATTTTAGATGAGTTATCGGAGCTGCGTTTTATATTACTTCTTGACTCTGATGAGGATGAGAGTGAAAAGGTACTCTCATATTCACGTCTGATGAAAAAAGCCTCTGATATATTTGAGATTCCCCATACAAACCTTGGAGATATGTCAATTTTACACTTCACAAGCGGAACTACAGGCATGCCAAAGGGGGTTGTACATGTACATAAAGTTATTTATACCCACTGGATTAGCGGCAAGTATGTACTTGACCTACATGTAGACGATGTTTACTGGTGCAGCGCTGATCCCGGCTGGGTAACTGGAACATCATACGGCATCATTACCCCTTGGATTCATGGAGTTACAAATATTGTCGATGAGGGTGAGTTTGACGGGGCAAGGTGGTACAAAACACTCCAAGATGAGAAGGTAACTGTTTGGTACACCGCTCCTACAGCAATTCGCCGACTTATGAGGATAGATTCTGAACCTACTGAGGAGTATGACCTCTCTCATCTTCGACTTATACAGAGTGTTGGCGAGCCGTTAAATCCTGAGGCCGTTGTTTGGGGAGAGAGAAAACTTAAACTTCCTATTCATGACAACTGGTGGCAGACGGAAACGGGCGGGATTATGATTGCAAACTTTATCTCTCAAACCATCCGTCCCGGTTCTATGGGTAGACCTCTTCCTGGCATTGAAGCTGGCATTATACATGTGAATGATGATGGAACTGTTACAGAAGTTAGTGAGCCAAATAAGGAGGGAGATTTAGCCATTAAAGTTGGATTCCCATCTCTATTTAGAGCTTATCTACATGAACATGAGAAATATGATAAATGTTTTGTTGGAGATTGGTACATCTCCGGTGATTTGGCGTACAAAGACAAAGATGGGTACTTTTGGTTTGTAGGTCGGGCGGATGATATCATCAAAACCTCCGGTCATATGGTTGGTCCTTTTGAGGTTGAGAGTACACTTATGGAGCATCCGGCAGTTGCTGAAGCTGGAGTTATCGGCAAGCCTGATGAGCTTATAGGTCAACTTGTAAAAGCCTTTGTATCTCTAAAATCAGGATATAAACCAAGTGAGGAGCTCAAACGTGAACTCATAGGTTTCGGGCGTAAAAAACTCGGGGTTGCTGTAGCCCCAAAAGAGATAGAGTTTCAGGAAAACCTCCCAAAGACCAGAAGCGGAAAGATTATGCGCAGACTGCTCAAAGCAAGAGAGATGGGACTACCTGAGGGTGACACCTCAACACTTGAAGATTAAAGGGGTTTGTAATGGAACTTGA
The sequence above is drawn from the Candidatus Sulfurimonas baltica genome and encodes:
- a CDS encoding protein-L-isoaspartate O-methyltransferase family protein, which encodes MSTNNSLVQHLKNTDALYSSNIVEAFENIDRVDFVLNPVDSDVYEDYPLPIGHGQTISQPTTVAMMLEMLKPKKGQKILDIGSGSGWTTALLSYIVGSDGYVTGVERVGDLVKFGNKNLGKYGFKNTKIIQSGDKLGVVGEKFDCILVSAAADEFPKELAEQLKVGGKLVIPIKSSIYEITKNENGKLEGSEHYGFTFVPLIF
- the lpdA gene encoding dihydrolipoyl dehydrogenase — protein: MREYEVVVIGGGPGGYQAALELGKAGVKTLLIERCKERVGGTCLNLGCIPTKNYLHTASFISKIPYFEQMGLSLDYKGLNLVQLKEKTTALITEIRTGVLWMLEQSKVELFYGSASFVDANRVDVDGEIIAFEKCIIATGSHVRELPQLPIDSSSIISSDDVFKLSAIPKSIAIIGTGPIGCEFATFFSALGVDVTLIGRSTQLLPSEDEDVSKALLRVFKKSNINVLTSSTIEKVKVNKDEVELFLNDTQESIKCELVLSATGRIPNTDGVKLENSGVKKDERGFIEVSPSFQTSQEHIYAVGDCIDTPAYAHTAYAEAKIVAKNIVSNESKTNTHITPSTIFTNPQIASCGLKEREANQNGIEIEVKKAFFKVNSKAKINGDDSGFAKLVVCAKSGVILGAVIIGVEATEIIHEIVLCVEKKITMNELRAVIHAHPTVSEIITYL
- a CDS encoding lipoyl synthase — its product is MNLKSWRLIYTGYGTAEHNLAIDEALLNNFKEGDLPIFRLYRWKPSLSLGRFSNVRETLDLERLDNLNISYVRRMTGGGVLVHGGDLSYSLILPRESFKDVGVKKSYRYLCKFLIEFYKRLGLSASFAYDLKLDVSKSDICMVANEPYDIVIDGKKIGGNAQRYTSKTLFQHGSIPISLDEIFLKEVFLKDLEDISTLNKIGIKATDKQLSQLLVESFSQTFKVNMVSDTLRIEEQRSADELLENKYTLKTWNQGAKHITSKPQWLHKKIRPSINAELESIFTDTHVNTVCQEAMCQNISECFSQKLATFLILGTLCTRTCSFCAVAKGKPMPLDINEPENVAQTVKRLGLQHVVITSPTRDDLIDGGAEHFCRTVSAIKAVDDSIVVELLIPDMRENKESLKLIAKSGADIIGHNLETVPRLYHVRKGSEYRRSLRVLKLLASLNPDIAIKSGIMLGFGERDEEVETLMHELLDAGCDYLSIGQFLSPSNNHTPVVEYSLPERFENFRNSGMNMGFAHIKSSPYTRSSYMAHEYLEVGV
- the acsA gene encoding acetate--CoA ligase, translating into MNEKWIEKNIDSFAVKPNLIDYEKEYKEFNWEKVESEFEGYLSGGLNIAHEAIDRHANGVLSEKIALVWLGQNGERKTYTFGKIKKESAKFANVLKTLGLCKGERVFTLSSRIPELYISVIGILKNQNVLCPLFSQFGPQPILQRMQRGDAKVLLTTKKLYEKKIIPILDELSELRFILLLDSDEDESEKVLSYSRLMKKASDIFEIPHTNLGDMSILHFTSGTTGMPKGVVHVHKVIYTHWISGKYVLDLHVDDVYWCSADPGWVTGTSYGIITPWIHGVTNIVDEGEFDGARWYKTLQDEKVTVWYTAPTAIRRLMRIDSEPTEEYDLSHLRLIQSVGEPLNPEAVVWGERKLKLPIHDNWWQTETGGIMIANFISQTIRPGSMGRPLPGIEAGIIHVNDDGTVTEVSEPNKEGDLAIKVGFPSLFRAYLHEHEKYDKCFVGDWYISGDLAYKDKDGYFWFVGRADDIIKTSGHMVGPFEVESTLMEHPAVAEAGVIGKPDELIGQLVKAFVSLKSGYKPSEELKRELIGFGRKKLGVAVAPKEIEFQENLPKTRSGKIMRRLLKAREMGLPEGDTSTLED